The following proteins come from a genomic window of Nitrosopumilaceae archaeon AB1(1):
- a CDS encoding radical SAM protein translates to MSLIQISGQKSKNKGAKSTIRFTQSICPDCNMILDAEIFERNSQVFMTKTCPAHGECEELYFGSYDMYNKFSTYWVDGKGAHAPNVTIEKCSCPNNCGLCSNHLSHSGLANMIVTNRCDSTCWYCFFYVKKGLEGAYMYEPEHDQVRAMMKTLRAERPIPGNSIQITGGEPMLRNDIADIIKIMKEEGVDHIQMNTNGIRHAMDPEAARDVRLAGCNNLYLSFDGVTARTNPKNHWEIPYALDSCRKTGTTVVFVPTVIKSINDHELGGIIRYAQKNMDVVHAVNFQPVSLTGRMGKSEREKYRITVPDCIQRIEEQTNGEVTSDDWFPVPSCMPLTDVIEAFSSKPKYELSIHFACGAGTYVFEDADTKKFVPITKFCDIQGMLELFEDKAEEIHSGKNKYFTMLEVVRKLSSFVEKKKQPAGLDLAKMFGNILMKKSFDSIGSWHVKGLFLGMMHFQDKYNEDLERLQRCDIHYLTPDLRIIPFCAFNVIPEWYRDRIQKKYSITVEEWEEREGVKLEDGLYRGLMRRGAGDELAAGCAKSQMFHDASQSLSQ, encoded by the coding sequence ATGTCATTAATTCAGATATCTGGTCAAAAATCTAAAAACAAAGGAGCAAAATCTACCATACGATTCACACAAAGTATCTGCCCTGATTGTAACATGATTCTAGACGCTGAGATTTTTGAGAGAAATAGCCAAGTATTCATGACAAAAACTTGTCCTGCTCATGGTGAATGTGAAGAACTCTATTTTGGCTCTTATGACATGTATAACAAATTTAGTACATACTGGGTAGATGGTAAAGGTGCTCACGCTCCAAATGTTACTATAGAGAAATGTTCTTGTCCAAATAACTGTGGTCTATGTTCAAACCACTTGTCACATAGTGGTTTGGCAAATATGATTGTGACAAATAGATGTGATTCTACATGTTGGTATTGCTTTTTTTATGTAAAGAAAGGTCTTGAAGGTGCATACATGTATGAACCAGAACATGATCAAGTTCGTGCAATGATGAAGACACTTAGGGCAGAACGTCCTATACCCGGAAATTCTATTCAGATTACTGGTGGTGAACCAATGTTGCGCAATGATATTGCTGATATTATTAAAATTATGAAAGAAGAAGGTGTTGATCATATACAGATGAACACAAATGGTATTCGCCATGCTATGGATCCAGAAGCTGCTCGTGATGTACGACTTGCTGGCTGTAATAATCTCTATCTTAGTTTTGATGGTGTTACTGCAAGAACAAACCCAAAAAATCACTGGGAGATTCCTTATGCACTTGATAGTTGCAGAAAAACAGGCACCACTGTAGTATTTGTTCCCACTGTAATCAAATCAATTAATGATCATGAACTTGGTGGTATTATTCGATATGCTCAGAAAAACATGGATGTGGTGCATGCCGTAAACTTTCAACCTGTCTCCCTTACTGGTCGAATGGGTAAAAGTGAACGTGAGAAATATCGTATCACTGTTCCTGATTGTATTCAACGCATTGAAGAGCAGACAAATGGTGAAGTTACTTCTGATGATTGGTTCCCAGTTCCAAGTTGTATGCCACTAACTGATGTTATAGAAGCATTCTCTAGTAAACCAAAGTATGAATTATCTATTCACTTTGCATGCGGTGCAGGAACATATGTCTTTGAAGATGCAGATACCAAAAAATTTGTTCCAATTACCAAATTTTGTGATATTCAAGGTATGCTCGAATTATTTGAGGACAAGGCCGAAGAGATTCATTCTGGTAAAAATAAATACTTTACAATGTTAGAGGTTGTCAGAAAATTATCTAGTTTTGTAGAAAAGAAAAAGCAACCTGCAGGTCTTGATTTGGCAAAGATGTTTGGTAATATTTTGATGAAGAAATCATTTGATTCTATTGGTTCTTGGCATGTAAAGGGACTATTCCTTGGTATGATGCATTTCCAAGACAAGTATAATGAAGATCTAGAGCGTCTACAAAGATGTGATATTCACTATTTAACACCAGATTTGAGAATCATTCCATTCTGTGCATTTAATGTGATTCCAGAATGGTATCGTGACAGAATACAGAAAAAATACTCAATTACAGTCGAGGAATGGGAAGAGCGTGAAGGCGTCAAACTCGAAGATGGATTGTATCGTGGTCTTATGAGACGTGGCGCAGGCGACGAACTTGCAGCCGGCTGTGCAAAGAGCCAAATGTTCCATGATGCATCTCAATCTCTATCACAATAA
- a CDS encoding UbiA prenyltransferase family protein yields MKVYFKLLRPKQWYKNFLVFTPLIFTLNLFDVNYVSLNIIGFVILCISSSGAYVINDVLDYKRNQLHSIKKNRPIASGKVSRKNAIVYAICLLVASCLVSSIFGLELLLINMALIASMLVYSSILKHIIFVDVFMIAINYIIRTIAGLIIIEAEISRYIVIGIFLLTLLLAFSKRKSEISFLKNASHHRQTLKKYSEKMLNISMIIIVVLIIITYLVYTIIGPIVAEDRRLVLTAPLLIFILIYYTRFIFKYGYKGKELNDLIAHNKILAGFILLFLGMVIILLYTPFKIF; encoded by the coding sequence ATGAAAGTTTATTTCAAACTCTTAAGACCCAAACAATGGTATAAAAATTTTCTTGTATTTACACCTTTGATTTTCACATTAAACCTTTTTGACGTAAATTATGTTTCATTGAATATTATTGGATTTGTGATTCTATGTATTAGCTCTAGCGGAGCTTATGTAATTAATGATGTGTTAGATTACAAAAGAAATCAACTACATTCAATAAAAAAGAATAGACCAATTGCATCAGGTAAAGTTTCTAGAAAGAACGCAATTGTTTATGCCATATGTCTACTAGTAGCATCATGTTTAGTATCTAGTATTTTTGGATTGGAATTATTGTTAATAAATATGGCATTGATTGCAAGTATGTTAGTTTATTCTAGCATACTGAAGCACATAATATTTGTAGATGTATTTATGATTGCTATAAATTATATAATTCGAACAATAGCAGGACTGATAATAATAGAGGCAGAAATATCAAGATATATTGTTATCGGAATATTCCTTTTAACTCTTTTACTTGCATTCAGTAAACGAAAAAGTGAAATTAGTTTTTTAAAAAATGCATCACATCATAGACAAACATTAAAAAAATATTCTGAAAAAATGTTAAATATTTCAATGATTATCATTGTTGTTTTAATCATAATAACATATTTAGTATATACAATAATTGGTCCAATCGTTGCAGAGGATAGACGTTTAGTGCTTACTGCTCCATTACTAATTTTCATCTTGATATATTATACACGATTCATATTCAAATATGGCTACAAAGGTAAGGAGTTGAATGATCTAATCGCGCACAATAAAATACTAGCAGGATTTATACTATTATTCCTAGGAATGGTTATCATTTTACTATATACACCATTTAAAATATTTTAA
- a CDS encoding lysylphosphatidylglycerol synthase transmembrane domain-containing protein yields the protein MIIISIAVYTIYILASDIPKLYDEFSNFDTIILFPALALIFFAYVIRGVRYKLLLNEINIDMSMKQSMILFFTGLSLGMTPGKFGEVIKSTYLKKLYNHPISKTAPVVFIERYYDLVGIVAIALISIWTVDVDKTFLIVASALMFIFLIIGKQEKLVTWILVQFKSISFFKKISEKLLEMYNIIHDLLNVKIYAKSFLLSVVAWMVESYGVYLIFQGFGIDLSFLLVITIFIVSSIIGALSFLPGGIGVTEIGMTGLLILNGVEQTQAIGVTLLTRLSTLWYSVILGLIAMRFMFKNPILE from the coding sequence ATGATAATCATATCTATTGCTGTTTATACTATCTATATTTTAGCATCTGATATTCCTAAACTATATGATGAGTTTTCAAACTTTGACACAATAATTTTATTTCCAGCTCTTGCATTGATATTTTTTGCATATGTGATTCGTGGAGTTCGATATAAACTACTTCTTAACGAAATTAACATTGATATGTCTATGAAACAATCTATGATACTTTTTTTTACAGGTCTAAGTTTAGGTATGACTCCTGGCAAATTTGGTGAAGTTATAAAATCCACATATCTAAAAAAATTATACAACCATCCAATATCTAAAACCGCCCCAGTAGTATTCATTGAACGATACTATGATCTAGTGGGTATTGTCGCAATTGCTCTTATTAGTATATGGACTGTAGATGTTGACAAAACTTTTCTTATCGTAGCATCTGCACTGATGTTTATATTTCTCATAATTGGAAAACAAGAAAAACTAGTTACATGGATACTTGTTCAATTCAAATCTATCTCATTTTTCAAAAAAATTTCTGAGAAATTATTAGAAATGTATAATATTATTCATGATTTGTTAAATGTTAAGATTTATGCAAAGAGCTTTTTACTTAGTGTTGTAGCATGGATGGTTGAATCATATGGTGTATATCTAATTTTTCAAGGATTTGGAATTGACTTGTCATTTTTACTTGTTATAACAATTTTCATTGTATCCTCAATTATTGGGGCACTATCATTTTTACCTGGTGGAATAGGAGTCACTGAAATAGGAATGACAGGGTTGTTGATTTTAAATGGAGTTGAACAGACACAGGCAATTGGTGTGACACTATTAACTAGATTGTCTACACTTTGGTATAGTGTAATTCTAGGATTAATTGCGATGAGATTTATGTTTAAAAATCCCATACTTGAGTAA
- a CDS encoding dual specificity protein phosphatase family protein, whose amino-acid sequence MFGKFEHITGAARVRLHRRIMACSKRADVSFILPELAVGGVCKIKYLHSCGIKSIVDMRLENTDDKYELEKYSMNYLNVKVLDRGIPTLEEAKDATTWIKKEINAKRNVFIHCNLGRGRGPLIAILYLISQDMVMNDVIVKIKKLRPYTYLNENQLKFIKKFSENY is encoded by the coding sequence ATGTTTGGTAAATTTGAACATATTACAGGTGCAGCTAGAGTTCGATTACATCGTAGAATTATGGCATGTTCAAAACGAGCAGATGTGTCATTCATTCTACCAGAGCTTGCAGTAGGAGGCGTATGTAAGATTAAATATCTCCACTCATGTGGAATAAAATCTATTGTTGATATGAGATTGGAGAATACAGATGACAAATATGAATTAGAAAAATACTCTATGAATTACTTGAATGTCAAAGTACTTGATCGTGGAATACCAACATTGGAAGAAGCTAAAGATGCTACAACTTGGATTAAAAAAGAGATCAACGCAAAAAGAAACGTTTTCATTCATTGTAATCTAGGTCGAGGACGTGGACCACTAATCGCTATATTATATTTGATATCACAAGATATGGTAATGAATGATGTAATAGTAAAGATAAAAAAATTACGTCCATACACATACTTGAATGAAAATCAACTCAAATTTATAAAAAAATTTTCAGAAAATTATTAA
- a CDS encoding DUF362 domain-containing protein, whose translation MTIETNLSQKSVVGIAKTTPSSVLKDYSDLLHSVNYQDHIAKNKKIILKLNLSWTLYFPACSTQPWQLEGVLDTLVKDGYTDILAVENKTVVTNPIKGVINNKWKSILDKYGVEFVPLNETEWVEYKPKNKLLVLDKIFQPIEIPKLFLDSNVIHLPTLKTHGHTTMTGAMKNAFGGLLREARHHCHKHIHEVLVDLLTIQKDVLAGLYAVMDGAIYGDGAGPRTMFPKEANLLLASNDMVSIDSVASKIMGFDPKSIKKLKLAHEMGLGNSDLNSVQIKGLNHNDINLNCTTSRSPVIYFDQLFRKSKIEKLLFKTWFFNFCILGFESYHDWFWYPTVGKKRIKEFNKTSWGKLFEKYD comes from the coding sequence ATGACTATAGAAACTAATTTGTCTCAGAAATCTGTGGTTGGAATTGCAAAGACTACTCCTTCTAGTGTATTGAAAGATTATTCTGATTTGTTACATTCTGTAAATTATCAAGATCATATTGCTAAAAATAAAAAAATTATTTTGAAACTCAATCTTTCTTGGACTCTATATTTTCCTGCATGTTCAACACAACCTTGGCAATTAGAAGGTGTTCTTGATACACTGGTAAAAGATGGTTATACTGACATTTTAGCTGTTGAAAATAAGACAGTTGTAACAAATCCGATAAAGGGAGTTATTAATAACAAATGGAAATCTATTTTAGATAAATATGGTGTAGAATTTGTTCCACTAAATGAGACAGAATGGGTTGAATATAAACCAAAAAATAAATTGCTTGTATTAGATAAAATATTTCAACCAATTGAGATTCCTAAATTATTTTTAGATAGTAATGTGATACATCTACCCACATTAAAAACACATGGTCATACAACAATGACTGGAGCTATGAAGAACGCGTTTGGTGGGTTATTACGCGAAGCCAGACATCATTGTCATAAGCATATTCATGAAGTATTGGTTGATCTACTCACTATTCAAAAAGATGTTCTAGCAGGACTTTATGCAGTAATGGATGGTGCAATATATGGTGATGGAGCTGGACCGAGAACAATGTTTCCTAAAGAGGCAAATTTGTTACTTGCAAGTAATGATATGGTTTCTATTGATAGTGTTGCATCTAAAATAATGGGATTTGATCCTAAATCAATTAAAAAATTAAAATTGGCACATGAAATGGGACTTGGAAATTCCGATCTGAATTCTGTACAAATTAAAGGATTGAATCATAATGACATAAATCTAAATTGTACTACTAGTAGAAGTCCTGTAATTTACTTTGATCAATTATTTAGGAAAAGTAAAATTGAAAAATTATTATTTAAAACTTGGTTTTTTAATTTCTGTATACTAGGATTTGAATCTTATCATGATTGGTTTTGGTATCCTACTGTAGGTAAGAAGAGAATCAAAGAATTTAATAAAACATCATGGGGTAAACTATTTGAGAAATATGATTAA
- a CDS encoding tetratricopeptide repeat protein: MDSAEHELILPPVNQDNICLPLSINTVSKYWNVDIPLSEALNIAKKYPNMRGSILAEGIVLATKHGLSSCIINSSMSELKQFIDSGIPPIVILPGIDNVVQHASVLSGYNSLDNTITHHIPSSESTDKFYVGVIPESQFSNLWNEDGQICILIAPSEILDTITKKKSNDKSNQLCFLSEKKNLLGENDESISLLKEALVINPKNITAMSLYAALLNEKNSFECIEFYEKSISLNNRYYLGYRGLGNYYLKAGQYDTSEKYYTSAIEINPFRFGPIYKNRGLVRYHQSNISGAKEDFENYLKYTPSATDRQNIIKELKNM; encoded by the coding sequence ATGGATTCAGCAGAACATGAATTAATACTGCCACCTGTAAATCAAGACAATATTTGTCTGCCATTATCTATCAATACGGTATCAAAGTATTGGAATGTTGACATACCGCTCTCTGAGGCACTAAATATTGCAAAAAAATACCCAAATATGCGAGGCAGTATTCTTGCTGAAGGAATAGTTCTTGCCACTAAACACGGTCTGTCTAGTTGTATCATTAATTCATCCATGTCTGAACTTAAACAATTCATTGATTCTGGAATTCCACCGATTGTAATCCTACCTGGAATTGATAATGTTGTACAACATGCATCTGTACTGTCTGGGTATAATAGTTTAGATAATACCATTACTCATCACATTCCATCATCTGAATCTACTGATAAATTTTATGTGGGTGTTATTCCTGAATCACAATTTTCAAATTTATGGAATGAAGATGGACAAATTTGTATATTGATTGCCCCCTCTGAGATACTTGATACAATTACCAAAAAAAAATCCAATGATAAATCAAACCAATTGTGTTTTTTATCTGAGAAAAAAAATCTGCTTGGAGAGAATGATGAATCTATATCGCTTTTAAAAGAGGCTCTAGTAATTAATCCCAAAAATATAACTGCAATGTCCTTGTATGCTGCATTATTAAATGAGAAAAACTCTTTTGAGTGTATAGAATTTTATGAAAAAAGTATTTCATTGAATAATCGTTATTATTTGGGTTATCGTGGACTGGGTAATTATTATCTAAAAGCAGGTCAATATGATACATCTGAAAAATACTACACCAGTGCTATAGAAATTAATCCATTTAGATTTGGACCCATTTATAAAAACCGAGGCCTAGTACGGTATCATCAATCCAACATCTCTGGTGCTAAAGAGGATTTTGAAAACTATCTAAAGTATACACCTTCTGCCACAGATAGGCAGAATATTATCAAAGAATTGAAAAATATGTAG
- a CDS encoding gamma-glutamyl-gamma-aminobutyrate hydrolase family protein (Members of this family of hydrolases with an active site Cys residue belong to MEROPS family C26.), translating to MTLLVVDNDSVYFDNLIDFLKNQNIIHTVLQPSNIDPTCLDSYNSIILSGRRNYNRQNNLINSKLIKHAISSDVSLFGICYGAEILALTVGGTLRKCKSPRRGNYTVEIIKPNNLCNGTIHVLQSHSYEIGTLPSSIIPLAKSTDCSFEIIQYKDRPIFGTQFHPESTNDGHAILKSFLKMTL from the coding sequence ATGACATTACTAGTTGTAGATAATGATTCAGTATATTTTGATAATTTGATAGATTTTTTAAAAAATCAAAACATCATACATACTGTATTGCAACCTAGTAACATTGATCCAACTTGTTTGGATTCGTATAATTCTATAATCTTATCTGGACGTAGAAATTATAATAGACAAAATAATTTAATAAATTCAAAATTAATCAAACATGCCATATCCTCTGATGTATCATTATTTGGAATATGTTATGGTGCTGAGATATTAGCATTGACAGTAGGTGGAACGTTACGAAAGTGTAAATCTCCAAGACGTGGAAATTATACTGTAGAAATCATAAAACCAAATAATTTATGCAATGGTACCATTCATGTTTTACAAAGTCACTCTTATGAGATAGGCACACTTCCCTCATCTATTATTCCATTGGCAAAATCTACCGACTGTTCATTTGAAATTATACAATACAAAGATCGTCCCATATTCGGTACACAGTTCCATCCGGAATCTACTAATGACGGTCACGCAATTTTGAAATCTTTTTTAAAAATGACTCTTTGA
- a CDS encoding UPF0182 family protein produces MYRETTGEPSAPTNMGRYVKIAIIFGIALATFSVVGNQAVMIFMNIVEFDDTFTKPVWYAILSSLVLASISLIRVNGLTRSSIFWYVVYSGISLLNKPPTEPITNYLERFSDFKLTKIQFIIWQITKVLLFGAFFSNIMFGFATMEILNGYDLGFDQLPTLFTIPFVTIPTDSAFATENLIPIIPVLIILMSPLLAAIGLRIILFVGAHTIISVVTSYVYDTSEGRPRYLSYLSLLELLIGVGVLWTCFNMFFTSQIDYNTKYIIGGTLIIGIVFVAFSIIDRVRARVLTHILNRDVYVRFAIILLISLIMIGFVSVNNSIADAKKIEYLGPYTAQQIGVNNYLGELKTVDSTLHNITIQSISPNAIPSYIADNQDVLDVIRVWDWEAAFAKLKPEIGLIPYVDFEDNDILRFNDTLYWTASMKPILPPSVSLDNAWYNEHLVYTHVPNGFLTLEASSGQIVDSAEFFPQRTIYYGEGGLLDETWSAYPTTRGDTSAELGGVFYSGIGGIDVPPPLSYIFEPNFLLSFPTESVHIMRYKDINDRMSALYPYFLYNLFGKELDSIPVTDGENSYWLVPLIVGFDTRNVPWSVGNPYLRLVGYALIDTYDGDISLLKTGDDFFSEMFASQYEDKFIEIPTWLEEQIRYPTELFNWKTEMYNIYHVDNVETFIQANEFYEIPAGLDTYYIETKPPGFDNIEFLGLLSLELRGSQGRNLAGYMVVENDLSTLGDMHFYEIALNSTIKLIGPTAVREALDRDPDFAQLKTLLRNPRIGDNILYRVGEQDVYFIPVYTAGAGGVVAQLGTIAAVGASFTGEYYVGLGDTQEEAFRAYLQKLTGVTSVDASDPDGTQNTREDRISTLLTLFTDAGIDVLQPTTINIPVSFQEDSIIFYGSAELEVTSDIVLNFIDTFVEPRSTQIYMWEEDTRTNFGTLLLKNNILELHYISIDVGS; encoded by the coding sequence TTGTATAGAGAGACTACTGGTGAGCCTAGCGCACCTACAAATATGGGAAGATACGTAAAAATCGCCATAATCTTTGGCATAGCTCTTGCCACATTCAGCGTGGTTGGTAATCAGGCTGTTATGATTTTTATGAATATAGTAGAGTTTGATGATACTTTCACTAAACCTGTTTGGTATGCTATACTATCATCCCTGGTACTTGCATCTATATCATTAATTCGTGTAAATGGTCTAACTCGTTCATCAATATTTTGGTATGTAGTTTACTCTGGTATATCACTTTTAAACAAACCTCCTACCGAGCCAATAACAAATTATTTAGAAAGATTTTCAGATTTCAAATTAACTAAAATTCAATTTATAATTTGGCAAATAACCAAGGTGCTGCTATTTGGAGCATTTTTCTCTAACATTATGTTTGGTTTTGCAACTATGGAAATTTTAAATGGATACGATTTAGGTTTTGATCAGCTACCTACTCTATTTACCATTCCATTTGTAACAATACCTACTGATTCTGCATTTGCTACAGAAAATCTAATTCCAATTATACCGGTATTAATAATTCTCATGTCTCCGTTACTTGCAGCAATAGGTTTACGTATAATTCTATTTGTGGGAGCACACACCATAATCTCTGTAGTAACATCATATGTGTATGATACCTCTGAAGGTAGACCTCGTTATCTCAGCTACCTATCTCTACTAGAGCTTTTAATTGGAGTTGGTGTTTTATGGACATGTTTTAACATGTTTTTCACCTCACAAATTGACTATAATACTAAATATATTATCGGCGGTACTCTGATAATTGGAATTGTATTCGTTGCATTTTCAATAATTGATAGAGTTCGAGCTCGTGTATTGACTCACATACTTAATCGTGATGTGTATGTTAGATTTGCTATAATTTTATTAATTTCACTAATTATGATAGGTTTTGTATCTGTGAATAATAGTATCGCCGATGCCAAAAAAATTGAATATCTTGGACCATACACTGCACAACAAATAGGAGTTAATAATTATCTGGGAGAATTAAAAACCGTAGACAGCACACTTCATAATATTACAATACAATCTATATCCCCTAATGCTATTCCATCTTACATTGCTGATAATCAGGATGTTCTAGATGTAATACGAGTCTGGGATTGGGAAGCTGCATTTGCTAAATTAAAACCTGAAATTGGTTTGATTCCATATGTAGATTTTGAGGACAATGATATCTTACGATTTAACGATACCTTATACTGGACTGCATCGATGAAACCTATACTTCCACCATCTGTTAGTCTTGATAATGCATGGTATAACGAACATCTAGTATACACTCATGTGCCAAATGGTTTTCTCACACTAGAGGCGTCTAGTGGTCAAATTGTAGATAGTGCTGAATTCTTTCCACAAAGAACCATCTATTATGGTGAAGGAGGTTTACTTGATGAGACATGGTCTGCATATCCAACAACTCGTGGGGATACAAGTGCAGAACTTGGAGGAGTATTTTATTCCGGTATTGGAGGTATAGATGTCCCTCCACCACTAAGTTATATCTTTGAGCCCAACTTTCTTTTGTCATTCCCAACCGAATCTGTCCATATAATGAGATACAAGGACATCAACGATCGTATGTCTGCTCTTTATCCATACTTTTTGTATAATCTATTTGGCAAAGAACTAGATAGCATACCAGTAACTGATGGAGAAAATTCATACTGGTTGGTTCCTCTTATTGTAGGATTCGATACACGTAATGTTCCATGGTCTGTAGGAAATCCATATCTTCGTCTAGTCGGTTATGCTCTAATAGATACGTATGATGGTGATATCAGCTTGCTGAAGACTGGTGATGATTTCTTTAGTGAAATGTTTGCTAGTCAGTATGAAGACAAATTTATAGAAATTCCAACATGGCTTGAAGAACAAATTCGATATCCAACTGAATTATTCAACTGGAAGACAGAGATGTATAATATCTATCACGTCGATAACGTAGAGACATTCATCCAAGCAAACGAGTTTTATGAAATCCCAGCAGGTTTGGATACCTATTACATTGAAACAAAACCACCGGGCTTTGATAATATTGAATTCCTTGGACTTTTGTCTCTAGAACTTCGTGGTTCACAGGGTAGAAACTTGGCCGGCTACATGGTCGTAGAAAATGATTTATCAACTCTTGGTGACATGCATTTTTATGAAATAGCACTAAATTCTACTATTAAATTAATTGGTCCTACTGCTGTCCGTGAAGCACTAGACAGAGATCCAGACTTTGCACAACTAAAAACACTATTGAGAAATCCACGAATTGGCGATAACATTTTGTACAGAGTTGGAGAACAAGATGTGTATTTCATTCCAGTATACACTGCAGGAGCCGGTGGTGTAGTAGCACAGCTTGGAACAATTGCAGCGGTGGGAGCATCATTTACCGGTGAATATTATGTTGGTCTTGGAGATACTCAGGAAGAGGCATTCAGGGCTTATCTGCAGAAATTGACCGGTGTAACATCCGTCGATGCATCTGATCCTGATGGAACACAAAATACAAGGGAAGATCGTATCTCCACTCTACTCACTCTATTCACTGATGCAGGTATTGACGTACTGCAACCTACGACCATAAACATTCCTGTATCCTTCCAAGAGGATTCAATCATCTTTTATGGTTCAGCAGAATTAGAGGTGACTAGTGATATCGTACTCAACTTTATAGATACATTTGTCGAACCACGTTCTACACAGATCTATATGTGGGAAGAAGATACTAGAACCAATTTTGGTACTCTGTTGCTGAAAAATAACATTCTAGAGTTGCACTACATATCTATCGACGTTGGAAGCTAG
- a CDS encoding DNA primase small subunit domain-containing protein yields the protein MNNVEFLTESFKKYYFDNINSIHVLPDSSKREFGYQKFGSGMIRHLEVKNDNDLRVFLMQNNPADVYCSNAYYSFPTADMKDKDFQGADLIFDIDAKDLNLPCRRQHTCAICQDCKHVYQDELVCTECKSAKSSTISIACKDCICAAKDETRKLLNLLHNDLGIDRKDIQVYFSGNEGFHVHAYDVSYKKMESKERGDLVDYIMFRGFTPDSFGFKKSNPKKSNFPDPGEKDWSERVAKYLFSSKKEKSKISKQLIKDGYNSLQKKFDYLTHEIGIKIDANVTSDIHRIFRFPNSLNSKSGLVKSRCDDLINFDPYKDACLINDDKVSVRANCPISFKLNGKTFGPYKQQIIDIPRYAAVYLICKDLGTINN from the coding sequence ATGAATAATGTTGAATTTCTCACAGAATCTTTTAAAAAATATTACTTTGATAATATTAATTCAATTCATGTTTTACCTGATTCATCAAAACGTGAATTTGGTTATCAAAAATTTGGTTCTGGTATGATTAGACATCTTGAAGTTAAAAATGATAATGATCTACGTGTATTTCTTATGCAAAATAACCCTGCTGATGTATATTGCTCAAACGCCTACTATTCATTTCCAACTGCAGATATGAAAGATAAGGACTTTCAAGGAGCAGATTTAATCTTTGACATAGATGCAAAGGATCTGAATCTACCGTGTCGTAGGCAACATACTTGTGCAATTTGTCAAGATTGTAAGCACGTATATCAAGATGAATTGGTATGTACTGAGTGTAAATCTGCTAAATCCTCTACAATTTCTATTGCATGTAAAGATTGTATTTGTGCAGCTAAAGATGAAACTAGAAAATTACTCAATCTCTTACATAATGATCTAGGAATTGACAGAAAAGATATTCAAGTCTATTTTTCTGGTAATGAGGGTTTTCACGTACATGCATATGATGTATCATATAAAAAAATGGAATCCAAAGAACGTGGTGATTTAGTAGACTACATTATGTTTCGTGGATTTACACCTGATTCCTTTGGTTTTAAAAAATCTAATCCGAAAAAATCTAATTTTCCTGATCCAGGAGAAAAAGATTGGTCAGAGCGAGTTGCAAAGTATTTGTTTTCATCTAAAAAAGAGAAATCTAAAATCTCTAAGCAATTAATCAAAGACGGATACAACTCTCTTCAAAAGAAATTTGATTATTTAACTCATGAAATTGGAATTAAAATTGATGCAAATGTAACATCTGACATACATAGAATTTTCCGATTCCCTAATTCATTGAATAGTAAAAGTGGACTAGTAAAATCTAGATGTGATGATTTAATCAATTTTGATCCCTACAAAGATGCATGTCTGATTAATGATGATAAAGTCTCTGTACGTGCAAATTGTCCAATATCGTTTAAACTCAATGGTAAAACATTTGGTCCATACAAACAACAAATTATTGATATACCACGATATGCGGCCGTATATCTAATTTGTAAAGACCTCGGTACGATAAATAATTAG